The following is a genomic window from uncultured Draconibacterium sp..
TAAACAGGTTCGCAAAATAGGGGATAAAGTTCATGTAATAGTCAAAAACAATATCCTTCATCGGAATGTCTTTCGATATGAAATCGTCGAGATTTTCTGAAATATCGAAAACAATGGCGATACTTAAAATCAGACCAATGGCATAAAAGAAAGTTCCCAGGAACTTTTTCGATATGTAATAATCTATTGTTTTATACCACTTCATGTTTTTTACAGTCTTTCTTTCAGTTTTATTATCATTTCGTTTTTCCAGCTTACAAAATCACCGCTTTGTATTTTTTGGCGGGCTGTTTTTACCAGCCATAGGTAAAATGCCAGGTTGTGCTGACTTGCAATTTGCGCGCCAAGCATTTCGTTCGAAATAATAAGGTGGCGAAGATAAGCTTTTGAATACTGGTCGACAAACGATGTTCCGTTTTCATCGATGGGTGAATGGTCATTTTCCCATTTTTTATTGCGGATATTGATGGTTCCTTCGCTGGTGAATAACATTCCATTGCGTCCGTTGCGGGTGGGCATCACACAATCAAACATGTCAATTCCCCGGTGAATACCTTCCAGAATATTTACCGGTGTTCCAACTCCCATCAGGTAACGCGGTTTGTTTTCAGGAAGATCTGCGGTGCAAACTTCTGTCATCTCGTACATTTCCTGTTCGGTTTCGCCTACCGATAAACCCCCGATTGCATAACCATCGGCATCAAAAGTTTTTACGTTGGCCACGGCAGCTTTTCGCAAATCGGTGAATGTATTTCCTTGAACAATAGGGAACAAGGTTTGCGAGTAGCCATATTTTGGCTCGGTACTGTTAAACTGTTTAAAACAGCGCTCCAACCAGCGTTGCGTCAGTTCCAGCGATCGTTTAGCATAATTGTAATCGGCATCGCCAGGTGTGCACTCATCAAAAGCCATAATAATATCGGCGCCGATAGTACGCTGAATATCCATTACTCTTTCAGGAGTGAACATATGATACGAGCCATCGATATGCGACTGAAAACGTGCTCCCTCTTCACTGAGTTTACGAATGTCGCCCAGCGAGAAAACCTGAAACCCGCCACTGTCGGTTAAGATAGGGCGGTCCCAACGATTAAATTTGTGCAGACCGCCTGCTTTTTCAATTACATCAAGCCCGGGGCGTAAATACAAATGATAGGTATTCCCCAAAATTATTTGAGCATTTATATCTTCTTTTATATCGCGGGTGTGAATTCCTTTAACTGATCCGGCTGTTCCAACCGGCATAAATATTGGCGTTTCAATTGTTCCGTGGTCGGTGGTAATTTTACCGGCCCGGGCGCGCGAGTTATCTGCTGTTTTCTGTAGTTCGAATTGCATTTGTGTAAAATTGCGTGGCAAATATAGCTATTTCACCGGAATTCAGCTTGGTTTAAACTCGCCCGAGGCTGTTAATAAAAACTAATTACTGTAAACAATTTCGAACTTTTAAAAGAAATTGATACCGGTAATTTTACTACTATTGCTAAGTTTTTAATACCGAATTTTCTTCTCTATATGATCCGGGAGTTGTTGGATACTTTTAACACCTTAACAACTATGCAGTTGGTGGTTGTTGTTGTAGCTACGTTATTGTGGTTGTTTCGGCTTTTGTATTTGCTTTTTTTTCAGCTGCGGGTACTTGTTAAAATGGGAGGCAAACAGGATGCTTCGGAACAAAACTCCCTCTCGTTATTGCTAGTGGTGCGAAATGAAGAAGAAAATTGCCGCGAGACTTTGCCACGACTACTCAATTTGGAAAAACAGGATATGGAAGTTGTGGTTGTCGACGATTTTTCGCAGGACAATACTTTATCGGTACTCGGATTATTAAAGCAGCGTTACCCACGAATGAAGCTGTCGTCGCTGAGTCAGGAAACACGCTATTCCGAAAAATTATCGCAGAATATTGCTTTGAAGTCGGCCGAAAAGGATTGGGTTTTATTATATCCGGTAAGTGCACAAAATCCAACACAGGGGTGGTTGAATGAAATGGATAAAGCCATGGCCGGTCCGGTGCTGGTAAAGGTGGCTTACAGTACTATTACCGAAAGTAAAAAACGGTATAATAAATTTTATCGCATCGAAAACTTCTTCCAGCAGGTGAGAAGTGCGTCGTACTCGCTTAACGGATTCGCGTTTGTTTATAACGAGGAAAATGTAGCCTTTAAAAAAGCAGAATATTTTAGGTTAGGTGGTTTTGCTGCTAAAGTGCAGGAGTCTTATGCAAACCTTGAACTGGTGCTAAACCGTTTTATCCAAAAGAAAAATGTTGAGTTCTGTTTTAATGAAAAAGGCATTCTAACAAAAGAGCTTTCTGTTGATCGTTCAGCATTTAAGGATTTGGTTCGCAAAAGCATTCGAATTGAGAAACATTTAAGTAAATGGAAGCAGTTTTTTCTGTTTCTCGATCGCTTAACCGAAGTCCTGTATCCTCTTTTTATATTGTTTGTTTTACTGGTAATATTTAAGCTATGGCCCATTGTTGCAGTCTTGGTCTTGGTTAAGTTGCTGGTTTTCATGGTTATCATAAAAACATTGCAGAAACGTTTGAATGAACGTAAATTATTCATAACTTCGTTAGTGTTCAGTTTAATAATGCCTTTTTATAAACTTTTTTTCAGATGGAGCTTTAATCGGCAAAGTCAAAATCATAAATGGAAAAGCAAGGGGTAATACTATCGGAAAAAGCACGACAGGACTACGAGCTTGTAAAAGCTGCGTTATCTGGCGACGATAAAGCTTTTGCCCGATTGTTAAACCGCTACAAAGACGCCATTTATTTTATGCTGCTAAAAATGGTGAACAACCGCAGCGATGCCGAAGACTTGACATTGGAAGCTTTCGGAAAGGCATTTAAGAATCTTCACCAATACTCGCCAACTTATGCATTCAGCACTTGGTTGTTTAAAATTGCATCAAACAATTGCATTGATTTTTTACGCAAGAAAAAGGGTGTGCATGTGCCCATTGAAAGCAACGGACAGGATGATAACAGCGAAGCCATAAAATTACGGTCGAAAGAACCTGATCCGGAAGAAAAGCTGATTCGTCAGCAGAAAGCTATTTTGTTGCGGCGCGTGGTACGAAAGTTAAAACCGCGTTATCAAATTCTGGTCGAACTCCGTTATTTTCGGGAGTTTTCGTACGAAGAAATTGCAAAAGAGTTAGCTTTGCCACTCGGAACAGTTAAAGCACAGCTTTTCAGAGCTCGCGAAATGCTGTTTAAAATGATTGAAAGCACCGAGATAGGCAGAAAAGAATAACTTTTGTATGGATTTAATTCTAAAGTATTTTCCCCACTTAACCGAAACCCAGATTGAGCAGTTTAAACAATTGGAGCCGTTGTATGCCGATTGGAATTCAAAAATCAATGTAATCTCCAGAAAAGACTTTTCTGAATTTTACGAGCGTCATGTGTTACATTCTTTAGGTATCGCTAAGTTTATTCGCTTTAACCCAAAAACAAAAGTTTTAGATGTGGGCACTGGTGGTGGTTTCCCCGGAATTCCACTGGCCATTCTTTTCCCGGAAGTTCAGTTTCATTTGGTTGATTCAATAGGAAAGAAAATTAAAGTGGTGAACGGAG
Proteins encoded in this region:
- the tgt gene encoding tRNA guanosine(34) transglycosylase Tgt translates to MQFELQKTADNSRARAGKITTDHGTIETPIFMPVGTAGSVKGIHTRDIKEDINAQIILGNTYHLYLRPGLDVIEKAGGLHKFNRWDRPILTDSGGFQVFSLGDIRKLSEEGARFQSHIDGSYHMFTPERVMDIQRTIGADIIMAFDECTPGDADYNYAKRSLELTQRWLERCFKQFNSTEPKYGYSQTLFPIVQGNTFTDLRKAAVANVKTFDADGYAIGGLSVGETEQEMYEMTEVCTADLPENKPRYLMGVGTPVNILEGIHRGIDMFDCVMPTRNGRNGMLFTSEGTINIRNKKWENDHSPIDENGTSFVDQYSKAYLRHLIISNEMLGAQIASQHNLAFYLWLVKTARQKIQSGDFVSWKNEMIIKLKERL
- the rsmG gene encoding 16S rRNA (guanine(527)-N(7))-methyltransferase RsmG — its product is MDLILKYFPHLTETQIEQFKQLEPLYADWNSKINVISRKDFSEFYERHVLHSLGIAKFIRFNPKTKVLDVGTGGGFPGIPLAILFPEVQFHLVDSIGKKIKVVNGVTQSLGLKNVCADQVRAEELKEKYDFVVSRAVTRLPDFVKWIRTNISKKQQNALPNGVIYLKGGDLTDEVKPFGKRIFLQELSQYFEEPFFETKKVLHLPL
- a CDS encoding glycosyltransferase — translated: MIRELLDTFNTLTTMQLVVVVVATLLWLFRLLYLLFFQLRVLVKMGGKQDASEQNSLSLLLVVRNEEENCRETLPRLLNLEKQDMEVVVVDDFSQDNTLSVLGLLKQRYPRMKLSSLSQETRYSEKLSQNIALKSAEKDWVLLYPVSAQNPTQGWLNEMDKAMAGPVLVKVAYSTITESKKRYNKFYRIENFFQQVRSASYSLNGFAFVYNEENVAFKKAEYFRLGGFAAKVQESYANLELVLNRFIQKKNVEFCFNEKGILTKELSVDRSAFKDLVRKSIRIEKHLSKWKQFFLFLDRLTEVLYPLFILFVLLVIFKLWPIVAVLVLVKLLVFMVIIKTLQKRLNERKLFITSLVFSLIMPFYKLFFRWSFNRQSQNHKWKSKG
- a CDS encoding sigma-70 family RNA polymerase sigma factor, with protein sequence MEKQGVILSEKARQDYELVKAALSGDDKAFARLLNRYKDAIYFMLLKMVNNRSDAEDLTLEAFGKAFKNLHQYSPTYAFSTWLFKIASNNCIDFLRKKKGVHVPIESNGQDDNSEAIKLRSKEPDPEEKLIRQQKAILLRRVVRKLKPRYQILVELRYFREFSYEEIAKELALPLGTVKAQLFRAREMLFKMIESTEIGRKE